A single region of the Deltaproteobacteria bacterium genome encodes:
- a CDS encoding D-glycerate dehydrogenase, translated as MKKIYVSARYPGGSIERLKKKYEVSEFSGECLPTRKELLEGARGSSAVITTVSDAVDKEFIDMLPDLKIVSNCGVGYENVDVDYATKKRVMVTNTPDVLTETTADLAWALLMSAARRVVEGDAHVRGGEFKCWHPSLLMGRNVHGKTLGIFGMGRIGTAVARRASGFNISVIYHSRSRKEESERETGAVYADFPRLLEESDFIVITSPLNEETRGRFGLEEFRRMKATSIIVNVGRGPIIKEDELASALRDGLIWGAGLDVYENEPRVNSELLGLENTVLLPHIGSASRETRESMIDMAVRSVELALGGKAPVHLVNPEVLKR; from the coding sequence ATGAAAAAAATCTATGTAAGCGCTCGATATCCGGGAGGCTCGATTGAGCGGCTGAAAAAAAAGTACGAGGTCAGCGAGTTTTCGGGAGAGTGCCTGCCAACGAGAAAGGAGCTTCTCGAGGGCGCCCGGGGCTCCTCAGCCGTAATAACGACCGTTTCAGATGCGGTCGATAAGGAATTTATCGATATGCTCCCCGATCTGAAGATAGTCTCCAACTGCGGCGTGGGCTATGAGAACGTAGATGTGGATTACGCGACTAAAAAGAGAGTAATGGTCACCAACACCCCGGACGTGCTTACGGAAACAACAGCCGACCTGGCATGGGCGCTGCTGATGTCCGCGGCGAGAAGGGTGGTCGAGGGGGATGCCCATGTCAGAGGGGGCGAGTTCAAATGCTGGCACCCTTCGCTCCTCATGGGGCGCAACGTACACGGTAAGACGCTCGGCATATTCGGTATGGGGCGTATAGGCACGGCGGTGGCGAGAAGGGCTTCGGGTTTTAATATTAGCGTTATCTACCACAGCAGGAGCAGAAAGGAAGAATCCGAGAGAGAGACGGGGGCGGTGTACGCGGATTTTCCCCGGCTGCTCGAAGAATCCGATTTCATTGTTATTACATCCCCTTTAAATGAAGAGACGAGAGGGCGTTTCGGACTTGAGGAATTCCGTAGAATGAAAGCCACCTCGATTATAGTAAACGTCGGCAGAGGGCCGATAATAAAAGAAGACGAGCTTGCGTCAGCCCTCCGGGACGGGCTCATATGGGGGGCGGGTCTCGACGTGTACGAGAATGAGCCTCGGGTGAACAGCGAGTTGCTCGGGCTTGAAAACACTGTTCTGCTGCCGCATATCGGCAGCGCGTCCCGGGAGACGAGGGAGAGTATGATCGATATGGCTGTCAGGAGCGTGGAGCTGGCTCTGGGGGGCAAAGCTCCCGTGCATCTTGTAAATCCGGAAGTGCTGAAACGGTAA
- the dnaJ gene encoding molecular chaperone DnaJ, whose translation MATGKRDYYEVLGVERGASPQEIKKAYRRLAMEYHPDHNNEPEAEEKFKELSEAYGVLSDSEKRARYDSGGFSGLDGMSAEDIFSGINFGDIFGGGGFGGSIFDEIFGFGRRRGPAKGRDIEVEIVVPLKRILTGGEETVRYSRSVTCPECDGSRARKGTEPRSCEECGGAGQKVYTTQQQGMTFQQVAVCPSCHGRGVIIDDPCPECRGTGNVERESEMKIKIPEGVEEGMALRVTGHGNLSPEPGGPPGDLIVVIRTEDDPRFERRGDHLHKVEKIHVADAVLGTKLDVPTLVGEVELKIPAGTQPGTVMRLANEGLPNFRSGRRGDIYIRIQVEIPKKPSSEEKKLYERLKELSADKVN comes from the coding sequence ATGGCTACCGGAAAAAGGGACTATTATGAAGTGCTGGGGGTGGAGAGAGGCGCGAGCCCTCAGGAAATAAAGAAGGCGTACCGCCGTCTTGCGATGGAATACCACCCGGACCACAATAATGAGCCCGAAGCCGAAGAAAAGTTCAAAGAGCTCTCCGAGGCCTACGGGGTTTTATCAGACTCCGAAAAGAGAGCCCGCTACGACAGCGGAGGCTTTTCCGGGCTTGACGGAATGTCCGCCGAGGACATCTTTAGCGGTATAAATTTCGGGGATATTTTCGGAGGAGGCGGTTTCGGCGGCAGCATATTCGACGAGATATTCGGTTTCGGGCGCAGGAGAGGTCCGGCCAAGGGAAGGGATATAGAGGTGGAGATAGTCGTGCCTTTAAAGAGGATTCTCACCGGAGGGGAGGAAACCGTTAGGTATAGCAGGTCGGTTACCTGTCCCGAGTGCGACGGATCGAGGGCCAGAAAGGGCACGGAGCCCAGAAGCTGCGAGGAATGCGGCGGCGCGGGACAAAAGGTTTATACAACCCAGCAGCAGGGTATGACGTTTCAGCAGGTGGCTGTTTGTCCGTCCTGCCACGGAAGGGGAGTGATAATAGATGACCCGTGCCCGGAATGCAGAGGAACGGGGAATGTAGAACGCGAAAGTGAGATGAAAATCAAGATTCCGGAGGGAGTCGAGGAAGGCATGGCGCTTCGCGTAACGGGACACGGGAATCTGAGCCCTGAGCCCGGCGGCCCTCCCGGGGACCTGATAGTCGTAATCAGAACCGAGGATGACCCCCGGTTTGAGCGGAGGGGCGACCATTTGCACAAGGTGGAAAAGATACACGTCGCGGACGCTGTCCTGGGTACGAAACTCGATGTTCCCACTCTGGTCGGAGAGGTAGAACTTAAAATACCCGCCGGCACACAGCCCGGCACGGTCATGAGGCTTGCAAATGAGGGCCTTCCGAATTTCAGAAGCGGGAGGAGGGGGGATATTTATATAAGGATTCAGGTCGAAATACCCAAAAAGCCTTCTTCCGAGGAAAAGAAATTATACGAGCGGCTAAAGGAATTATCCGCCGATAAAGTAAATTAA
- the uvrA gene encoding excinuclease ABC subunit UvrA: MKGEIKILGARENNLKNINVSIPWHKFTVITGLSGSGKSSLALDTLYAEGLRRYIECLSTYARQFLERVDRPDMDDISGLPPAVAIESRNTVRNSRSTVGTTTEVYDYLRLLYAKIGKTYCPDCDAEVKRRSPGDIADELIKYHAGKRALITFPPGNQNLTPAELLSNGFTRILSGEKIIDVEEIDALPRGTEIVLDRVVLNKKSVSRIVDSLELALAESRHVNARIIEGDILRYSKDIECPSCHRRFNEPSPLLFSFNSPQGACPACKGFGNILGIDPDLIVPNPEKSLSEGVVEPLTKPSLRHYMKKLLTFAEEKGIYTDKPYQDLTEKERSLVFEGDGGFPGVKGVFRYLEGKNYKMHVRVFLSKYRSAFNCDVCGGSRLVREALWVRVGGRNIAELTDLPVEKVGDFFRKLRLSAYEKNVANEILKQINSRVEFLIKVGLEYLTLSRLSRTLSGGEAQRVNLACQLGSTLTETLYIMDEPSIGLHPRDVDRLISLIKELRSRDNTVVVIEHDFGMIKSADHIVELGPLAGERGGDIIFQGPVKKLLRNSSDSLTRKYITGDARIDTPGKRRRGSGKTLTIVGVSENNLKNLTVSIPLGTFICVTGVSGSGKSSLVNDVIYSALARKFRGDVERVGAFSELKGTGHLSDVIMLDQNPIGKSSRSNPVTYIKAYDEIRKTMAGTYQAKAAGLTPSHFSFNVPGGRCEVCEGEGVQEIEMHFLADVHVTCEECGGKRFRKEVLSVRYKGRNIDEILTLTVNEAINFFFEVPALGRKLKILQDVGLGYIRLGQAAPTLSGGEAQRIKIARELGRRGGKDILYILDEPTVGLHAEDVKKLLAVINKLVLAGNTVLVVEHNLDVIKSADHVIDLGPEGGEAGGRIIAEGTPESIANSSESYTGRYLKDALSS, from the coding sequence ATGAAAGGCGAGATTAAAATTCTCGGGGCCAGAGAGAACAACCTCAAAAACATAAACGTCTCTATTCCGTGGCATAAATTTACCGTCATAACGGGCTTGAGCGGTTCGGGTAAATCCTCGCTCGCTCTGGACACCCTCTATGCGGAAGGTCTCAGGAGATATATAGAGTGCCTTTCTACTTACGCAAGGCAGTTTCTGGAGCGCGTAGACCGTCCCGATATGGATGACATTTCGGGACTCCCGCCCGCAGTCGCCATCGAGAGCAGAAATACAGTCAGGAATTCCCGCTCCACAGTGGGAACGACCACGGAGGTATATGATTATCTGAGGCTTCTGTACGCCAAAATCGGTAAAACGTATTGCCCTGATTGTGACGCGGAGGTAAAACGCAGATCTCCCGGAGACATCGCGGATGAGCTAATAAAGTATCATGCCGGTAAGAGAGCCCTGATCACCTTCCCCCCCGGAAATCAGAACCTGACTCCGGCAGAGCTTCTTTCAAACGGATTTACGAGAATACTGTCCGGTGAGAAGATAATAGACGTAGAGGAAATAGACGCGCTGCCCAGAGGGACCGAAATTGTTTTAGACAGGGTCGTTCTTAACAAAAAGTCAGTTTCCAGAATTGTGGATTCCCTTGAGCTCGCGCTGGCTGAAAGCAGGCATGTGAACGCACGAATTATCGAAGGGGATATACTAAGATACTCAAAAGATATCGAATGCCCTTCCTGCCATAGACGTTTTAACGAACCGAGCCCTCTTCTCTTTTCCTTTAACAGCCCTCAGGGTGCGTGTCCCGCCTGCAAGGGGTTCGGCAATATCCTGGGAATAGACCCCGATCTGATTGTCCCGAATCCTGAAAAAAGTCTTTCAGAAGGGGTGGTCGAGCCCCTGACGAAACCTTCCCTCAGGCACTATATGAAAAAACTCCTTACCTTTGCCGAAGAGAAGGGAATATATACGGATAAACCGTACCAGGATCTGACCGAAAAGGAGAGGAGCCTCGTATTCGAGGGCGACGGCGGATTTCCGGGCGTAAAGGGAGTTTTCAGGTATCTGGAGGGTAAGAACTACAAGATGCATGTAAGGGTGTTTCTGAGCAAATACAGGTCGGCTTTTAATTGCGATGTCTGCGGGGGATCAAGGCTGGTGAGAGAGGCGCTGTGGGTCAGGGTCGGTGGTAGAAACATAGCCGAGCTTACGGACCTGCCTGTAGAAAAGGTGGGGGACTTTTTTCGTAAACTTCGCCTGAGCGCTTACGAAAAGAACGTTGCAAATGAAATATTGAAACAGATTAATTCAAGGGTTGAGTTTCTTATTAAGGTAGGGCTTGAGTACCTCACGCTCTCGCGGCTCTCAAGGACACTCTCCGGGGGCGAGGCCCAGAGGGTAAACCTCGCCTGTCAGCTGGGTTCTACTCTGACTGAGACTCTGTACATCATGGACGAGCCCTCGATCGGCCTTCATCCTAGGGACGTTGACCGCCTTATTTCCCTTATAAAAGAGCTCAGGAGCCGCGATAACACGGTCGTGGTGATAGAGCATGACTTCGGCATGATCAAATCAGCCGACCATATAGTCGAGCTCGGGCCGCTCGCGGGGGAGAGGGGAGGGGATATAATATTTCAGGGGCCGGTCAAAAAACTTCTGAGGAATTCTTCCGATTCACTTACCAGGAAATATATAACCGGAGACGCAAGGATCGATACCCCGGGGAAGCGGAGGAGGGGAAGCGGCAAGACGCTGACTATTGTCGGAGTAAGCGAGAACAATCTTAAGAATCTCACCGTATCTATCCCGCTCGGGACCTTTATCTGCGTAACCGGCGTCTCGGGCTCGGGCAAGAGCTCGCTTGTAAACGATGTTATCTATTCCGCCCTGGCCCGTAAATTCAGAGGCGACGTCGAGAGGGTGGGAGCTTTCAGCGAGCTCAAGGGCACCGGGCATCTGTCCGATGTAATCATGCTCGACCAGAACCCAATAGGGAAAAGCTCCAGGTCCAACCCGGTCACCTATATCAAGGCCTACGACGAGATAAGGAAGACCATGGCCGGAACCTATCAGGCGAAAGCTGCGGGCCTTACGCCTTCTCATTTTTCCTTCAATGTGCCCGGAGGCAGGTGCGAGGTATGTGAGGGAGAGGGGGTGCAGGAAATCGAGATGCATTTTCTGGCCGATGTGCATGTGACCTGCGAGGAGTGCGGCGGAAAGAGATTTAGAAAGGAAGTCCTGTCCGTGAGGTACAAGGGCAGGAACATCGACGAGATACTGACGCTTACGGTAAATGAGGCAATCAACTTCTTTTTCGAGGTCCCCGCCCTCGGGAGAAAGCTCAAAATACTTCAGGACGTCGGTCTCGGTTACATAAGACTCGGTCAGGCTGCCCCTACGCTCTCGGGAGGAGAGGCGCAGAGGATAAAGATAGCGAGGGAGCTCGGGAGAAGAGGCGGTAAGGATATACTTTATATCCTGGACGAACCGACCGTAGGTCTTCATGCGGAGGATGTGAAAAAGCTCCTCGCGGTGATTAACAAGCTTGTACTGGCCGGTAACACCGTGCTTGTGGTGGAGCATAATCTCGATGTAATCAAGTCCGCTGACCATGTGATAGACCTCGGACCCGAAGGCGGGGAGGCCGGGGGCAGAATAATTGCGGAAGGGACCCCTGAGAGTATTGCGAATTCCTCGGAGTCATATACCGGGCGGTATCTGAAAGACGCGCTGTCCTCTTAG
- a CDS encoding HAD family hydrolase, translating into MPSKKAVFLDFGDTLASTDPPYIFRIAMAMREAGLDISDREFEIEFLKADYELYLKHKSMGGISPEKYREWFFPIIYNSLLPPDGIEKFRQRVRSAMSEIEFTRAALPGVPEILDDLRGRGYRLAVISNNDGRTEEKCEEVGIREYFDHVFDSTNLGLVKPDPGIFKFALEKFGISPEEAVHVGDMYGTDVLGGTDAGLDVIWFNQRKIERLNENEATEVADLAEIINLID; encoded by the coding sequence ATGCCTTCCAAAAAAGCGGTATTTCTGGATTTCGGCGATACATTGGCGTCGACTGACCCGCCTTACATATTCAGGATTGCTATGGCGATGAGAGAGGCGGGTCTGGATATTTCCGACAGGGAATTTGAGATTGAGTTTTTGAAAGCGGATTATGAGCTCTATTTAAAGCATAAATCCATGGGGGGCATCAGTCCTGAAAAATACAGGGAATGGTTTTTCCCTATCATATATAACTCACTGTTGCCTCCGGACGGAATAGAGAAGTTTCGTCAGAGGGTAAGATCGGCGATGAGCGAAATTGAGTTTACGAGGGCCGCGCTCCCCGGAGTGCCGGAAATCCTGGATGATCTCAGGGGGAGGGGTTACAGGCTGGCTGTCATATCGAACAATGACGGCAGGACCGAGGAGAAGTGCGAGGAGGTGGGGATCAGGGAATATTTCGATCACGTCTTCGATTCTACAAATTTAGGGCTCGTTAAACCCGACCCCGGCATATTCAAATTCGCTCTGGAAAAATTCGGCATTTCGCCCGAAGAGGCCGTGCACGTGGGCGATATGTACGGAACCGACGTCCTTGGGGGCACGGACGCGGGGCTCGATGTAATCTGGTTTAATCAAAGAAAAATAGAAAGGTTAAACGAGAATGAAGCAACGGAAGTGGCTGATTTGGCTGAAATAATAAATCTCATCGATTGA
- the dacB gene encoding D-alanyl-D-alanine carboxypeptidase/D-alanyl-D-alanine-endopeptidase: protein MRPFLALIPALILFTFSYQAALSVNSTHQAYTSRIETLLPKEARNNGKLGVVVKSLTSGETIFKHNAQNLFIPASNEKIITSVAALSLLKRDYRFKTDFYSGGGISDGVLHGGLYVKGYGDPTLAGPHLGYIVYQLKKRGVKEVKDGITVDDSFFGNVRRAQGWKAEWADDFYSPPISALSFNYNIIEIKVYSSKTGQKPAVKIEPPGSGISVVNNSVTSTKKGALTTSWQNDRTIVLGGRIRPKATVILKIPVKNPALLTGNVLKNAIEEAGIKVSGPVVAGGVPRWATVFYTHYSDPLSSIITEYNKNSVNIIGENLIKALGAEFKGAPGTWENGSLVISQFLNEIGIKDGFRIVDGSGLSLMNRVSPETLTDVLSYAYRTRLISTDFIDSLPIAGVDGTLKKRFRQSDVQGRVIAKTGYLNNVRALSGYVFTKNGDVLVFSILDNGLGWKTKEYQNNLLSELVGCCVAGMGNNTNLN from the coding sequence ATGAGACCTTTTTTAGCCCTGATTCCAGCCCTGATCCTGTTTACATTTTCCTATCAAGCCGCATTATCGGTAAACTCCACACACCAGGCGTACACCTCACGAATCGAAACACTCCTCCCGAAAGAGGCCAGGAATAACGGCAAGCTCGGAGTAGTGGTCAAATCGCTTACCTCTGGGGAGACCATTTTTAAACACAACGCCCAGAATCTGTTCATCCCGGCCTCCAACGAAAAAATCATCACTTCCGTAGCCGCTCTTTCCCTTCTTAAGAGAGATTACAGATTCAAAACTGATTTTTATTCAGGGGGCGGGATATCTGACGGCGTACTGCACGGCGGACTATACGTGAAGGGTTACGGAGACCCCACACTGGCAGGACCGCACCTGGGCTACATAGTCTATCAGCTCAAAAAAAGAGGGGTCAAAGAGGTAAAAGACGGAATAACGGTCGACGATTCATTCTTCGGCAATGTCAGACGAGCGCAGGGGTGGAAGGCCGAGTGGGCCGATGATTTTTACAGTCCTCCCATAAGCGCGCTCTCATTCAACTATAATATTATAGAGATCAAGGTTTATTCCTCAAAAACGGGGCAGAAACCCGCCGTCAAAATAGAACCCCCGGGTTCCGGGATCAGTGTGGTAAATAATTCTGTCACCAGTACGAAAAAGGGCGCTCTCACCACCTCCTGGCAGAATGACCGGACAATAGTGCTTGGCGGAAGAATCAGGCCCAAGGCGACCGTCATACTGAAAATTCCGGTTAAAAACCCCGCGCTTCTTACCGGAAATGTATTAAAAAACGCCATTGAAGAGGCAGGCATCAAGGTCTCGGGCCCTGTTGTCGCAGGGGGTGTGCCCAGATGGGCAACAGTATTTTATACCCACTATTCTGACCCCCTATCTTCAATCATTACCGAGTACAATAAAAACAGCGTCAATATAATCGGCGAAAATTTAATAAAAGCGCTCGGAGCGGAATTCAAAGGAGCCCCGGGTACCTGGGAAAACGGTTCTTTGGTTATTTCCCAGTTTCTCAATGAAATCGGCATAAAAGACGGCTTCAGAATCGTTGACGGCTCGGGCCTTTCGCTCATGAATCGTGTATCGCCCGAGACCCTGACCGATGTTCTCAGTTACGCATACCGCACTCGGCTTATATCGACCGACTTCATAGACTCTCTTCCCATAGCCGGCGTGGACGGCACGCTTAAAAAGAGGTTCAGACAATCCGATGTTCAAGGAAGGGTTATCGCAAAGACCGGCTACCTTAACAACGTGAGGGCGCTGTCCGGATATGTTTTTACGAAAAATGGCGATGTTCTTGTTTTCTCGATACTGGACAACGGACTCGGGTGGAAAACGAAGGAGTATCAAAACAATCTGTTGAGTGAACTCGTCGGGTGCTGTGTTGCCGGAATGGGCAACAACACAAATCTAAATTAA
- the gspC gene encoding type II secretion system protein GspC — protein MFVTILKKYIWVVNLLLLTGLAYLAALTVNQKLEGMVTSSGAIASQRLAPPEDTDARVSNVRHPLTYYNVILKRNVFGISGLSEDSTHGGKGESLPDTTLDVVLLGTIINSDGSSKAIIKNPANNKVNGYSGGEEIHIIEAEKVTLVEVMNCSAVIQRQKNGRETIKCRNLGEEVSKSVKTPTSRRAARSRNPAGKRNTREAEDSEGINKIGESEYEISRELLEDLLSDPTNIVQQARVIPQSDGLRFFGIRSNSIFWKIGIKNGDTLHRINNVELNDVERALGVFEELRAQSYFTIDFTRAGKEYSYEYTVK, from the coding sequence ATGTTCGTTACGATTCTAAAAAAGTATATCTGGGTTGTGAATCTGTTACTGCTCACGGGGCTTGCCTACCTGGCCGCACTCACCGTAAATCAAAAACTCGAGGGTATGGTTACTTCATCGGGAGCGATAGCGTCACAGCGACTCGCGCCTCCGGAAGATACAGACGCGAGAGTATCCAATGTTCGTCATCCTTTAACTTACTATAATGTAATTCTAAAAAGAAACGTTTTCGGCATTTCCGGCTTATCCGAAGACTCGACACACGGAGGAAAAGGCGAGTCATTGCCGGATACGACTCTCGATGTAGTGCTTCTCGGAACGATAATCAACTCCGACGGCTCATCCAAGGCGATTATCAAGAATCCCGCCAACAATAAAGTAAACGGCTACAGCGGCGGAGAAGAAATCCATATAATAGAAGCCGAGAAAGTGACGCTGGTAGAGGTAATGAATTGCAGCGCGGTGATCCAGCGTCAAAAAAACGGCCGTGAGACTATTAAGTGCAGGAATCTGGGAGAGGAAGTGTCAAAATCGGTCAAGACACCTACGAGCAGAAGAGCGGCGCGATCGAGAAATCCGGCGGGCAAAAGGAATACCCGGGAGGCTGAGGATTCGGAGGGTATAAATAAAATAGGCGAGAGTGAATACGAGATAAGCAGAGAGCTTCTGGAGGATTTACTGAGTGATCCTACGAACATAGTTCAGCAGGCCAGAGTAATTCCTCAGAGTGACGGTCTTAGATTCTTCGGCATCAGGTCTAACAGTATATTCTGGAAGATCGGCATAAAGAACGGCGATACGCTGCACAGAATAAATAACGTCGAACTCAACGATGTAGAAAGAGCGCTTGGGGTATTCGAGGAGCTCAGAGCACAATCTTATTTCACAATAGATTTCACGAGGGCTGGTAAAGAGTACTCATATGAGTACACTGTTAAATAA
- the gspD gene encoding type II secretion system secretin GspD, protein MKGLLINVLILGFLLTLYVYVNTDHEQTVIRENSAETMELERESGINTSKSDDISYKIQAGDTLSQIGEKFQISVSDIKELNGLTGDQIVVGDYIDIPRKDTQDPEDGRDYGSYDDFENSTIMTQSLEEYETQAQNGGDSEQSREERKAEIERRRQELLLQRQQKRQKIRNGRTQPIQSLEEATEPEESEPVTGDTKPEIVITDGEIVNLQAEMDVQDLIQTISEITGQNFVLDETVKGKKITVIAPGGFKKENAMRLFETILSLNGFSVVKKNGTNIVVPKRDIKISSIPTEVGTDYAESSDRYITRLIQLQNVNASEVANILKPLISREGDIVVYPAMNMLIVIETVDNLNRVLKIIENLDVETEIEFIKIHNADAAEVAAKLVEIFGGTASSGSSAQPRTNQQTQRQQSTSRTRRNLPGSSERQTQAAISSQTTGQSAAVGFKVITDERTNSLIIIAYPDDMAKIKAVIEILDVETDEPEEGIFVIRVLNADAEQLVSVLASLFGGTGGGGSLVSSGRAQTTSGVGAGSSPFGGTSTTGTSSALSRQAIQRGAVSGSSVVAETDEIRVTADPATNSVIIIGSKRDYETIKKVIEELDVRRKQVFVEAAILEVSLDKLRSFGTNLSIGFTVNDDTLGFGGTVLPGVPSLLGVAADPEASVNLLGSLSGLFLGVVGEEVDPDGSGPIPPIPSFSALFQALTSLTDVNVLSTPSIITTDNEPAEIIVADVIPFPTGSTVGDSGVTVQTIQREPVGIRLSITPQISEGDFLNLNILTEVSAIRDTPVQGLNTAQFGIATTTRTADSSVVVKNGQTIVIGGLVQDRESVLQNRVPVLGRIPVLGNLFKFKQRQSTKINLMILLTPRIVENELDMQRILEERQRRNMLLQERGFNREEDN, encoded by the coding sequence ATGAAAGGATTGCTGATCAATGTTCTGATTCTCGGTTTTTTACTGACACTCTACGTATACGTTAATACCGACCACGAACAAACGGTTATCAGGGAAAATTCCGCCGAAACAATGGAACTCGAGCGGGAATCCGGAATTAATACCTCGAAGAGCGATGATATAAGCTACAAAATACAGGCAGGGGACACGCTGTCGCAGATCGGCGAGAAATTTCAGATATCCGTGAGTGATATAAAAGAATTAAACGGTTTGACCGGGGACCAGATTGTTGTCGGAGATTATATAGACATACCCCGGAAGGATACGCAAGACCCCGAAGACGGCCGGGACTACGGTTCTTATGATGACTTTGAGAATTCGACTATAATGACTCAATCACTCGAGGAATATGAAACGCAAGCGCAAAACGGCGGCGACTCCGAACAGAGCAGAGAGGAACGCAAGGCGGAGATTGAAAGAAGGCGGCAGGAACTGCTATTACAAAGACAGCAAAAAAGACAGAAGATCAGAAACGGACGCACACAACCAATACAATCTCTCGAGGAAGCTACTGAGCCGGAAGAATCCGAACCCGTTACCGGGGACACCAAGCCTGAAATAGTCATAACCGATGGTGAAATAGTAAACCTTCAGGCTGAAATGGATGTTCAGGACCTGATCCAGACAATAAGCGAAATAACAGGCCAGAACTTCGTACTCGATGAAACTGTCAAGGGAAAGAAGATAACAGTGATAGCGCCCGGCGGATTCAAAAAAGAAAACGCAATGAGACTTTTCGAGACCATCCTGAGCTTAAACGGGTTCTCGGTGGTAAAGAAGAACGGCACAAATATTGTAGTCCCGAAAAGAGATATTAAAATCAGCAGTATTCCAACCGAGGTCGGAACCGATTACGCGGAATCCTCCGACAGATACATAACCAGGCTCATACAGCTCCAGAACGTGAACGCAAGCGAAGTCGCGAATATTCTGAAACCGCTAATATCCCGTGAGGGGGACATAGTGGTTTATCCGGCCATGAATATGCTCATCGTCATAGAAACGGTGGATAATCTGAACCGTGTGCTCAAGATAATCGAAAATCTCGATGTCGAAACCGAAATAGAATTTATAAAAATACATAACGCGGATGCCGCCGAAGTAGCGGCCAAACTAGTAGAGATATTCGGGGGCACGGCTTCATCCGGCTCGAGCGCGCAGCCTCGGACAAACCAGCAAACGCAAAGACAGCAATCAACATCACGCACCAGGCGTAATCTTCCCGGAAGCTCCGAGAGACAGACGCAGGCCGCGATCAGCTCTCAAACAACCGGCCAATCCGCGGCAGTGGGATTCAAGGTGATAACGGACGAAAGGACAAATTCTCTCATTATCATCGCTTACCCCGATGACATGGCGAAGATTAAGGCCGTAATTGAAATACTGGATGTCGAGACAGACGAGCCGGAAGAGGGAATTTTTGTAATTCGCGTGCTCAACGCCGACGCTGAACAGCTCGTCTCCGTCCTGGCCAGTCTTTTCGGAGGCACAGGGGGGGGCGGCTCTCTGGTATCATCGGGAAGAGCGCAGACAACCTCGGGAGTCGGGGCGGGGTCCTCCCCGTTCGGAGGAACTAGCACTACGGGAACATCATCCGCCCTATCACGTCAGGCAATACAGAGGGGAGCCGTTTCGGGATCGAGTGTTGTGGCGGAAACCGACGAGATCCGGGTTACAGCGGACCCGGCTACAAACTCTGTAATCATTATAGGATCCAAGAGAGATTATGAAACTATAAAAAAAGTTATCGAAGAGCTGGACGTTCGAAGAAAACAGGTATTCGTGGAAGCCGCGATACTGGAAGTGAGCCTCGATAAACTCAGATCATTCGGCACCAATCTGAGCATAGGGTTTACGGTCAATGACGATACTCTGGGATTCGGGGGGACTGTGCTGCCGGGCGTACCGAGCCTGCTCGGGGTTGCGGCGGACCCGGAGGCATCCGTCAACCTGCTTGGAAGTCTCTCAGGTCTTTTCCTGGGCGTTGTCGGGGAGGAAGTAGACCCCGACGGTTCGGGCCCGATTCCGCCTATCCCTTCATTCAGCGCGCTGTTCCAGGCACTGACCTCGCTTACCGACGTGAATGTCCTCTCCACACCCAGCATTATTACGACAGACAACGAACCGGCTGAAATTATCGTGGCCGATGTCATACCGTTCCCCACGGGGAGCACTGTCGGGGACAGCGGCGTAACCGTGCAGACAATTCAGAGAGAGCCCGTGGGTATAAGACTTTCGATCACCCCTCAGATAAGCGAAGGGGATTTTCTGAACCTGAATATACTGACCGAGGTGTCGGCGATCAGAGATACACCGGTACAGGGATTAAATACCGCCCAGTTTGGTATCGCAACTACGACCAGAACGGCGGATTCATCCGTGGTTGTTAAAAACGGGCAGACAATCGTAATAGGAGGCTTGGTTCAGGATAGAGAGAGCGTCCTTCAAAACAGGGTGCCGGTTCTGGGAAGGATCCCGGTCCTGGGCAACTTGTTCAAATTCAAGCAGCGACAAAGCACCAAGATTAACCTGATGATTCTGCTTACCCCCAGAATTGTTGAAAACGAGCTGGATATGCAGCGCATACTTGAAGAAAGGCAAAGGCGGAATATGCTTCTACAGGAGAGGGGATTTAACAGAGAGGAAGATAACTGA